Proteins from a single region of Catenulispora acidiphila DSM 44928:
- a CDS encoding WXG100 family type VII secretion target — MSYGGELLVHAETLSSASQNVAAAHNELNSKLHDLRTLLQPLTQTWSGQAAADYQARQRQWDQAQADLNEVLQQIGKVLEVAQQQYGDAERANIDVWG, encoded by the coding sequence ATGAGCTACGGAGGCGAACTCCTCGTCCACGCCGAGACGCTGTCCTCGGCGTCGCAGAACGTGGCGGCGGCCCACAACGAGCTGAACAGCAAGCTGCACGACCTGCGCACCCTGCTCCAGCCGCTGACGCAGACCTGGAGCGGCCAGGCGGCCGCGGACTACCAGGCCCGGCAGCGGCAGTGGGACCAGGCGCAGGCCGACCTGAACGAGGTGCTGCAGCAGATCGGGAAGGTGCTCGAGGTCGCCCAGCAGCAGTACGGCGACGCCGAGCGGGCGAACATCGACGTGTGGGGCTGA
- a CDS encoding chorismate mutase, with the protein MTASATADPTSADSSHPVAPEPASPAAPAAPAPTSSDAPTMPAASSPETGQPTPAGVHSGRSQIDDLDARILALITERISTAADIQTARIADGGRRLDLKRETEIIARYRGALGRPGVTVAMAVLELCRGRV; encoded by the coding sequence ATGACCGCCAGCGCCACCGCCGACCCGACGTCCGCCGATTCCTCGCACCCCGTCGCGCCGGAGCCGGCATCCCCCGCTGCCCCCGCCGCCCCCGCGCCGACCAGCTCAGATGCCCCGACCATGCCAGCTGCCTCGTCCCCGGAAACCGGCCAGCCCACCCCCGCCGGCGTACATAGCGGCCGCTCCCAGATCGACGACCTGGACGCCCGCATCCTGGCCCTGATCACCGAGCGCATCAGCACCGCCGCCGACATCCAGACCGCCCGCATCGCCGACGGCGGCCGCCGCCTGGACCTCAAGCGCGAGACCGAGATCATCGCCCGCTACCGCGGTGCGCTGGGCCGCCCCGGCGTGACCGTCGCGATGGCCGTCCTGGAGCTGTGCCGAGGCCGCGTGTAG
- a CDS encoding DUF6918 family protein codes for MGQTLQESLLNPTNRPQVVKDCAQLVDEQVKDSGLMVKGAYKVVTAFKSDIIPDAVDTLVDDFVVRLEPFHEDFVAAGGGSFGDYLAGRGPEVSNALLGVTDDRAAQSDRATLRKAYEQVRPKGVDNIEKALPKLGKIVEKYTV; via the coding sequence ATGGGACAGACTCTGCAGGAGAGCCTCCTCAATCCGACCAACCGCCCGCAGGTCGTGAAGGACTGCGCGCAGCTCGTGGATGAGCAGGTCAAGGACTCGGGGCTGATGGTGAAGGGCGCCTACAAGGTCGTCACCGCGTTCAAGTCGGACATCATCCCGGATGCCGTGGACACGCTGGTCGACGACTTCGTCGTGCGGCTGGAGCCGTTCCACGAGGACTTCGTGGCTGCCGGCGGCGGTTCGTTCGGCGACTATCTGGCCGGGAGGGGGCCGGAGGTGTCGAACGCGCTGCTGGGGGTGACGGACGACCGGGCGGCTCAGTCCGACCGCGCCACGCTGCGCAAGGCCTACGAGCAGGTGCGCCCGAAGGGTGTCGACAACATCGAGAAGGCGCTGCCGAAACTGGGCAAGATCGTGGAGAAGTACACCGTCTGA
- a CDS encoding PaaI family thioesterase, giving the protein MNVTTPQPPAPLTQAQATEILAQNFAPWIQSLNLTVEETTPTTTTLRLPWHPTLARQGGTLCGQALMAAADTATVIAISAARGTYCPMTTVQQNTTFQRPIHQSDVLITAHITKLGRTLAFTDITMTPAPDPTHPQTPPPPPAAQATTIYALLT; this is encoded by the coding sequence GTGAACGTGACCACCCCCCAACCCCCAGCACCCCTAACCCAGGCCCAAGCCACCGAAATCCTCGCCCAAAACTTCGCCCCCTGGATCCAATCCCTCAACCTCACCGTCGAGGAAACAACCCCCACCACCACAACCCTCCGCCTCCCCTGGCACCCAACCCTCGCCCGCCAAGGCGGCACCCTCTGCGGCCAAGCCCTCATGGCAGCAGCAGACACAGCAACAGTCATCGCCATCAGCGCAGCCCGAGGCACCTACTGCCCCATGACCACCGTCCAGCAAAACACCACATTCCAACGCCCAATCCACCAATCGGACGTCCTCATCACAGCCCACATCACCAAACTAGGCCGCACCCTAGCCTTCACCGACATCACCATGACCCCAGCCCCCGACCCAACCCACCCCCAAACCCCACCACCCCCACCAGCAGCCCAAGCAACAACCATCTACGCCCTCCTAACCTGA
- a CDS encoding DUF4429 domain-containing protein — translation MIETKGHNGQVQFDGEFVTIARKGFLARSSVGKGVKRIHLSQIAAVQWKPAGFAVNGFIRFTVPGGIETRARFGSRTTSAAKDENSVIFTQKQQPAFAELRDAVESAIAARGQVAAPTSAGMVADELAKLQGLLDQGVLSPEEFSQQKARLLG, via the coding sequence ATGATCGAGACAAAGGGGCATAACGGGCAGGTACAGTTCGACGGCGAGTTCGTCACAATCGCCCGAAAGGGCTTTCTCGCGCGCAGTAGCGTAGGCAAGGGTGTCAAGCGAATCCACCTATCGCAGATCGCTGCGGTTCAGTGGAAGCCCGCCGGATTCGCGGTGAACGGGTTCATTCGTTTCACTGTGCCAGGTGGAATCGAAACCCGTGCGCGATTCGGCTCGCGGACTACTTCCGCGGCGAAGGACGAGAACTCGGTGATCTTCACTCAGAAGCAGCAGCCTGCGTTCGCAGAGCTTCGTGACGCTGTCGAGAGCGCGATCGCAGCTAGGGGCCAAGTCGCGGCGCCGACGTCTGCGGGGATGGTTGCCGATGAGCTGGCGAAACTTCAGGGCTTACTTGACCAGGGCGTCCTGAGCCCGGAGGAGTTCAGCCAGCAGAAGGCACGCCTGCTGGGATAA